TGGCTGTGGGTCAGGTTGAAATATTGTTGCTGGTAGATGTCGGTGAGTTCGGCGTACCACACGCCGACTTGGGTACGTTTGTCGTTGAAGCTGTATTCGCCGCCGCCGAAGTTGAAGCGGTCGGAGGTGAAGGCGGCTTTGCCGTTCATGAACATGTCTTCCATGCTCGCGTCATTACGCGGGCTGTTACCGCGAAACTGCCCGCCGTAGAGCGTCAGGCCGGCGATTTCATTGGACGTGACCTGGCCGCCACGGAACGTCTGGGGCAGCGAGCGGCCGTCGTCGGAGCGCAGGATCGGCAGCACCGGCATCCATTCACCGACCTTCAATTCAGTCTTGGATAATTTGGTTTTCAGTGCCACGCCCAGGCGTCCGAAGTTGTCGGCGGGGCGGCCGTCGCTGTGGATCGGCAGCAACTGAGTACCGCCGGTGCCTTTGCCGCCATCCAACTTTTGCGAATACAGGCCCAGCACATCAATGCCGAAACCCACCGTGCCGGTGGTGTAGCCGGACTTGGCGTCGAGAATGAAGTTCTGCGTCCACTCTTCGGCCTTGCCCTGGGGGTTGGTCGGGTTGGTGAAGTTGCGGTTGAAATAGGCGTTGCGCAGGTTGAGCGTGGCCTTGGCATCGTCGATGAAGCCTTCGGCCGAAGCGGCGAGTGGCAGGGTGAAGGCCAGGCTGCCGAGACCGATAAAACCCAGACGAACGGAGGAATTGCGGGCGAGTGAACTCACAGTGAAGCTCCCTTTCTTTTGTTGTTTTTATTATTTGTTATACGTTGTCGTACAACATTGAGTGGGATATTTGCGAGGTTTTCAAGAGCTGTCAAGCAGAAGTTATACGATGACTTGCTCGGGCGGAGGCGGGAAGTTACTCAGGCCGCCATCACCATGGGAGGCAAGGTGCCAAGAAGGGAAACGGCGGCCACCGCTGCAACACCCAGCAGCCACTCCAGCATCACACTGGATTTCAAACTGCCCAGGCGTTGTTCGCAGTGCTCGATGCGCAGGCGGTTCAGCAGCGCCAACGCCAGCATGCCCAGCACCAGAAATACTTTAACCAACAGAATCAGCGCGAACCCGTTGAACAGCGGCGTGGGCCATAGTTGCCCGGTCAGTACACGCACATTGATCAAACCAGTCACCAGCAAACCGGCGACCAGGCCATACCCCACACCGCTGAACCGCCGCAGGATCGGCTCCAGCGCCAGGGCTGGCGATTGCCTGAGGATCAACACCAGCAACAGCAAGCCGCCGAGCCAGGCACCGACGCACACCAGGTGCACCACTTGATTGAGGATCAGCAATTGGCCGCTGAGCCCATTGAGCATGGCGCCATGCCCGACCGGCGCCAAGGTTGCCAGCAGCAGCGCGATGACCGGCAAGCGTAATGCCCGCCAGGGTTTGGCCAGCACGATTACCAGCAAGAGGTTCAGCAACAGGTGCCACACCCACACCTGGCCAAAGAAGGTCTTGCCCAACACCAACTGCACGGTGGCCGGTTGCAGCGCCGCGTCCCAACTGCCCGCCATGCTGGCGGTAATCAGCAGCAGCCAGGCCACGCCAGAGAACAAGCCCAGCCAGGCCAGCCCACGGGTGATGCGCTCAAGTTGCCGGTCCAGCGCCGGTTGCGCTTGCGCGCCCAACAGCCAGGGCCTGAATGCACAGGCCCCGAACATCAGCAGCACGACGATGAAATGCAGGAAGCGGCACAGCACCAGCAGCGTTGCCATGGGTTATTGGCCGACCTTGAAGCTGTATTCACCGTTGCTCTTATGAGTGTCGACCGAGACCGCGTTCCACACCACTTTGTAGTTGCCGGCGGCCAAGGGGGCGGCCGGGGTGACGACCAGGACTTTCTTGTCGGCATCCGGTGTTTCCAGGCCCTTGATCGCCACTTCGGTGCCGTCCTTGCTCAAGGACACCTTGGTGAAGGTGGCCTCGACGCCTTCGCTGAAGGTCAGGCGCAGGTCCTTGGGCGCGGCGACGCTGCTGTCGGCTGCCGGTTCAGCGCTCTTGAGGTGCGCGTGGGCAAATGCAGCGGAGGCGCCCAGCAGGGAGGCGAGCAGGGCGATGGTGGTGAGGCTTTTCTTGATCAACATTGTTCAATACCTTCGAGGTCAGGGAGTCGGTAGAGCCATGTGCAGCAAGGGAAAGGGCTTGCCTTCGCCATCCAGCGGCGAGCGCGCGACCTGGATAAAACCATAATGCAGGTAGAAACCCACGGCCTGGGGGTTTTGTTCGTTCACGTCCACCGTGAGGGTGTCGTGACGGGCGCGGGCGTGGTCCAGCAACTGGCGGCCAATGCTTTGGCCGCGGCGGTCGGGCTCGATGAACAGCATTTCCACGTTGTGCCCGCCGGTGCCGATAAAACCGGCGATGCCGTTCTGGTCTTCATACACCCACACCTCCAGCGCGGGCATGGGCAGGTAGGCATCGCGCACCAGGGGCAGCAGGCGTTGAATGTCATCCTCGGGGAGGAAATCATGGGTGGCCCGCACCGAACGCTCCCAGAGTGCGCCCAGCACGGGGTCGTCGGTGGCCACGCGAGGTCGAATAGTCATTGCAATGATCCTTCATGGGGACCGCGATCCTAACCAATCCCATTTCCAGGGGAAAGGTTCGCGTCAGAAGTTTCATTATGGCCTGTCGCCGCGATCTAGAGCCGATGGTAGTCTTTAAGCCAAGTTGTTGTCAGGGAGCCCTTATGGGCAATCACAAGATCGGAATTCGTCGGGTCAACGTCGAAAAAATCCTGCTGGCGGCGGAGAAAATCTTCGCCGAGAAAGGCTATGGCAGTACCGCCATGGCGGATATCGCCGAAGAAGTGCAACTGCCGCGCTCCAACCTGCATTACTACTTCACCACCAAGAGCGAGCTGTACAGCGCCGTGCTGTTCGACCTGCTGGAAGTGTGGAAGCAGGACGCCTTGAGTTTCGAGACCTTCGATGACCCACGGGTGGTGCTCAGCAGTTACATCCGCGCCAAGATGCAACGCTCGCGTACCCGGCCCTATGGTTCGAAAGTCTGGGCCAATGAAATCATCCATGGCGCGCCGACCCTCGGTGAAGCATTGGATGAAAGCCTGTACGACTGGGCCAAGATGAAGGAAGCGAAAATTCGCCAGTGGGTGGAAGACAAGCGCATCCTGCCGGTGGAGCCGTCGAGCCTGCTGTACATGATCTGGGCCTCGACCCAGCACTATGCCGACTTTGATCATCAGGTGAAGATCCTGAATGAGCACCAGCCGTTGTCGGATATGCAGTTCGAGAAGGCGATTCAGACGGTGACAAGCGTGATTTTGCGGGGGATTGGGTTGGAGCCTTGAGCCTTATGGTGACGCTGGTTGTTGTTGTGGTGAGCGGGGCAAGCAAGCCCGCTCACCACAGGTTTGACTACACCGCCTCCCGGTAGGGATTCCTCGGATCCTGCGTCCAATTCAAGAACGGCTTGCCGGTATCCATCGGCACCATTTCGATACAGTCCGCCACCGGGCAGGTGATCTGGCACAGGTTGCAGCCGACGCACTCGTCATCGATCACCTCGTATTTATGCGTGCCATCCGGCTGTTTCAAACTGGCGATGGCCTGGTGCGAAGTGTCCTCACAGGCAATATGGCAACGCCCGCAGCCAATGCAGGCCTCCTGATCGATCTTCGCAATCACCTGATAGTTGATGTCCAGGTACTTCCAGTCCGTGGTGTTGCCCACTGCATGCCCGGAAAAGTCCTGCAGGCTGTTGTAGCCCTGACTGTCCATCCACCGCGACAGCCCGTCCTTCATCTCTTCCACAATCCGAAACCCATGCAGCATCGCCGCCGTGCACACCTGCACTGCGCCGCAGCCCAGGGCGACAAACTCCGCCGCGTCACGCCAGTTGCCGATGCCGCCAATGCCGCAGATCGGCAAGCCTTGGGTCTGCGGGTCGCGGGCGATTTCGGCGACCATGTTCAGCGCAATCGGCTTGACCGCCGAGCCGCAATAACCGCCATGAGTGCTTTGCGTGCCCACCACCGGCAACGCGACCATGCGTTCCAGGTCCACGCTGGTGATGGAGTTGATAGTGTTGATCAACGACACCGCGTCCGCCCCCCCACGATACGCCGCCCGCGCCGCCACGCGGATGTCGGTGATATTCGGCGTGAGCTTGACGATCACCGGCAGTGAGCAATACGTCTTGCACCAGCGAGTCACCTGTTCCACATATTCCGGCACCTGGCCCACCGCCGCGCCCATGCCGCGTTCGGGCATGCCGTGGGGGCAACCGAAGTTCAGTTCGATACCGTCGCAGCCGGTGGCTTCCACCAGCGGCAGGATATTTTTCCAGGACTCCTCGACGCACGGCACCATCAGCGACACGATCAGCGCGCGGTCGGGCCAGTCCTTTTTCACCTGGGTGATTTCCCGCAGGTTGATCTCCAGCGAGCGGTCGGTGATCAGCTCGATATTGTTGATGCCCAGCACTTCACGGTTGGCGCCGTAATGCGCCGAGTAGCGTGACGACACGTTGACCGCTGCCGGATCCTCGCCCAGGGTTTTCCACACCACGCCGCCCCAGCCGGCTTCGAAGGCGCGCACCACGTTGTAGGCCTTGTCGGTGGGCGGCGCGGAGGCCAGCCAGAACGGGTTGGGGGCTTTGATGCCGGCAAATACAATCGAGAGATCGGCCATTACGCAGCCTCCACATTCAGCATGAGTTGGGCGTGCATGGCCTCGGCGGCCAGCTTGCCGTGTTGCACCGCCTGCACGGTGAGGTCTTGGCCGAGGCTGACGCAATCGCCACCCGCGTACACACCGGGAATGCTGGTGCGCAGCTGTTCATCGACGAATATCCGCTCACCGACACGCTGCAGTTGCTGGGCCAGCGGATCGTGCAGTGCCGTGTTATCGAAGCCCTGGCCGATGGCCTTGAAGATCGCATCGGCCGCCAGTTCGAAGGTTTCGCCGGTCGGGTGCAAACGGCCGTTTTCCATGCGTGTGCGCAAGAAGCGCATGCCACGCACATGGCCCTGATCGTCCAGCAGCACTGCTTCCGGCTGGGCCCAGGTCAGCAGGCGCACCTGGTTGGCCTTGGCGATATCCTGTTCGTGATGAGTGGCGCCCATGTCTGCCAAGCCACGGCGGTACACGAGGTTGACATCGCGGGCACCGAGACGGGCCATCTGCACGGCCATGTCGATGGCGGTGTTGCCGGCGCCGAGCACGATGCAGCGATCGGCCAGGGGCAGTTGGGTCAGGTCGTCGGCCTGGCGCAGTTCGCGGATGTAATCGGTGGCGGCAAGCAGGCCGGGGGCGTCCTCAAAGGGCAGGCCGAGCTGTTTGCTGGCGGCCAGGCCGAGGCCGAGGAACACTGAGTCGAATTGCTGGTGCAGTTCACTCAGCGTGAGGTTGTCTCCCAGACGCTGTCCGTGGCGAATCTCGATGCCACCAATCTGCAGGAGGAAATCCAACTCCTTCTGCGCGAAGTCATCCACCAGCTTGTACTTGGCGATCCCGTATTCATTCAGGCCACCGGCTTTTTCACGGGCTTCGAAGATCACCACGTCATGGCCGTGCAAGGCGCTGCGGTGGGCACAGGCCAGCCCCGCAGGCCCGGCGCCGACCACGGCGATGCGCTTGCCGGTAGCGGCGGCGCGGTGGAAGGGGTGTTCGCTGAAGTGCGCATTGTCGACGGCATAACGTTGCAACAGGCCGATCAGCACTGGGGCGCATTCTTCAGCGTTGTTACGCACGCACGCTTGCTGGCACAGAATTTCGGTGGGGCAGACCCGGGCGCAACTGCCGCCAAGGATGTTGGCCGAGAGGATTTTTTGCGCGGCGCCTTGCACGTTTTCGGTGTGGATGTTGCGGATGAACGACGGGATGTCGATCTCGCTGGGGCATGCATTCACGCACGGCGCGTCGTAGCAATACAGGCAGCGCGAGGCTTCCAGTTGGGCCTGCCGGGCGTTGAGCGGTGGCGCCAGGTCGGTGAAATGGCTGGCGAGCGTCGGTCCATCCTCAGCGGGATGGGGGAGGTGGGTCAGGGTCTGGATCACGGTGTTGGCCTCACGGTTATTGAGGTGCTGCCTCTGATGGGCATTGGTTTTTGTGTTGCCTGTACTGGCCTCATTGCAGGCAAGCCAGCTCCCACATGGGATCGGGTTCACATCGTTCAAATGTGGGAGCCGGCGGTGCGACGATTCGACTTGCCCGCGATAGGCCGAAGGCCGCTTTTAGCGTTTCACAGCAATAGGCCTGGAACGCTCCGCCCGCTTGCTCAACTGCTCAAACACCGGCGGATACGTCGGCCGCTCCACATACCGCCCGGCACCGCGCTCGGCACGCAGGTCGCCATCGGCCCAGACCAGCTTGCCCTGGCTGATGGTGTGGCTCGGCACGCCGCGCACGGTCTTGCCTTCGAAGATGTTGAAATCGACTTTCTGATGGTGAGTCTTGGCGGAAATGGTCCGCGTACCCTCGGGGTCCCACAGCACCAGATCGGCATCGGCGCCCACGCGGATCGCGCCTTTGCGCGGGTAGAGGTTGAAGATCTTTGCGGTGTTGGTGGAGGTCAGCGCGACAAACTCCTGCATCGACAGGCGCCCGGTGTTGACCCCTTCATCCCACAGCAGCGCCATGCGGTCTTCGATGCCGGCGGTGCCGTTGGGGATCTTGCTGAAGTCGTCACGGCCGGCGGCTTTCTGCTCGGCGCAGAAGCAGCAGTGATCGGTGGCGGTGGTGTGCAGGTTGCCGGATTGCAGGCCATGCCACAGTGCTTCCTGATGCCCGCGTGGACGGAACGGCGGGCTCATCACGTAACCGGCGGCGGTTTGCCAGTCCGGATGCTGGTAGACGCTGTCGTCCAGCAACAGGTGGCCGGCCAGGACTTCGCCGTAGACCGGCTGGCCTTTGCTGCGGGCGTAGGTGATTTCATCCAACGCTTCCTGGGTGGACACATGCACCAGGTAGAGCGGCGTGCCGATGGTCTCGGCGATGCGAATGGCGCGGCTGGCCGCTTCGCCTTCGACTTGCGAAGGGCGCGACAGCGGATGCGCTTCGGGCCCGGTGATGCCTTGGGCCATCAGCTTGCGTTGCAGGTGGTACACCAACTCGCCGTTTTCCGCGTGCACGGTGGGCACCGCGCCCAGTTCCAGGCAGCGTTCGAAACTGGCGACGAGGGTGTCGTCCGCCGCCATGATCGCGTTCTTGTAGGCCATGAAATGCTTGAAGCTGTTGATGCCGTGGTGGCTGACCAGCTCGGCCATTTCCTCACGCACCTGTTCGCTCCACCAGGTGATCGCCACGTGGAAGCCGTAGTCCGAGGCGGATTTTTCCGCCCAGCCACGCCACTGGTGAAACGCTTCCAACAGGGATTGCTGCGGGTTGGGAATCACAAAGTCGATGATCGACGTGGTGCCGCCTGCCAGGCCTGCCGCCGTGCCACTGAAAAAGTCTTCACTGGCCACCGTGCCCATGAAGGGCAGTTGCATATGGGTATGGGGGTCGATGCCGCCGGGCATCAGGTATTGGCCGCTGCCATCGAGTATTTCAGTGCCGGCGGGAATATCCAGATTCGTACCAATAGCCCGGATTAGACCGCCTGCGCATAACACATCGGCGCGGTAACTTTCATCATGGGTAATAACGGTGGCGCCACGGATCAACAGCGACATGTCGAGTTCCTCACAGGCTTGACCGGCTTGTGCCAGTTCTAAGTGTTGTAATGCTGCTTACCGAGGGTCAGTTAGTTCCTGTCATCGGTGACAGGAATAGAAACTAGCCCGAGTTTTTAGATTGGGCAAGAAGATTTTTCATAAGCTTATATCTTGATTAACTATATGATTTATAAGTATAAAAATAGAAAATCACCAAAATGTAGCGTGCTCTCACCATTTTGACGCACTTGACAGGTTCTTAAATTGAGCAACATTTCTTATTGCAAATCAGATGCTTGAGACTTGCCTCTTGACGGGGCAGGGAAATAAAAATAATTGTGTTGCACCAGATTGAGTCCTGACAGTTCGGGCAACTTCCACGTTATCTAGCCTGAGTAACGTGGCAAGTACCGAAGGCTCACTCGGAAAGCTGATAAACATCAGCGAGTTATATAAGCGGTGCGGGTGCGGTAACGGTTGTCGGCACGGATATTGAGTGCAGTGGCGGCTGGCCGGGCCCGTGATGTCATGTTGTTTACGAGGTACTCCGGCCACCGGCACACACCGTGCAGGTGAGCAAAAATAATTCGAAAAAACCGTGGAGCGGCCATGCAACAGAACAGATCGCAAGTCATTGAGCGCAACGGCCTGTACGAACTCGACGCCGGCCCCGACGTCCTCGACAGTCCGCGCTACAACCACGACATGGCACCGACCAAGGTGCACGAACGCACCTGGAACAAGTGGCACATCACCGCGCTGTGGGTCGGCATGTCCATCTGCGTGCCCACCTACACCTTGGGCGGGGTGCTCACCGCGTATTTCGGCTTGTCGGTGGGCGAGGCGCTGATGGCGATCTTGCTGGCCAACATCGTGGTGTTGATCCCGCTGACCCTCAACGCCTTCCCTGGCACCAAGTACGGCATACCGTTTCCGGTGCTGCTGCGCTCGTCGTTCGGCATCCTGGGTTCCAACGTGCCATGCCTGATCCGCGCGCTGGTGGCCTGTGGTTGGTTTGGTATCCAGACAATGTTCGGCGGGCTGGCGATCCACCTGTTCCTCGGCTCGATTTTCGAGGGTTGGAAGTCCCTTGGCGGCACCGGTGAAGTGATCGGCTTCATGATTTTCTGGTGCCTGAACCTGTGGGTGGTGCTGCGTGGCGCCGAGTCGATCAAGCGGCTGGAGACCCTGTCGGCGCCGTTGCTGGTGGCGGTGGGCATTGGCCTGCTGGTGTGGGCGATGCCCAATGTATCCATCAGTGAGTTGATGGCGATTCCGCCGAAACGCCCGGAAGGCGCGAGCCTCACCGGTTACTTCATGGCCGGCCTCACCGCGATGGTGGGTTTCTGGGCGACCCTATCGCTGAATATCCCGGACTTCAGCCGTTACGCCAACAGCCAGAAGGACCAGATCCTTGGGCAGATCTTCGGCCTGCCGCTGACCATGTTCCTGTTCGCCGCCCTCGGCGTGATCATGACCGCCGCCTCGGTGAAACTGGTGGGCGTCAGCGTTTCCGACCCGGTGACCCTGATCGGGCATATCCAGAGCCCGGTGTGGGTGGCCATTGCGATGGCGCTGATCATCATCGCCACCTTGTCCACCAACACGGCGGCGAACATTGTGTCGCCCACCAATGACTTCCAGAACATCGCGCCCAAGCTGATCAACCGCACCACGGCCGTGATCCTGACCGGCCTGGTGGGGCTGGCGCTGATGGGTCATGAGTTGCTGAAAAAGCTCGGCCTGATCGTATCCGACGTGAGCCTGGAAACCGTGTATTCCAACTGGTTGCTGGGCTATTCAAGCCTGCTGGGGCCCATTGCCGGGATCATGGTGGTGGACTACTTCATCACCCGCAAACAACAACTCGACCTGGCCGGCCTGTACCGCGACGACGTGTACCCGGCATGGAACTGGAGCGGTTTCATCGCGTTCGGTGTGCCGGTGGTGCTGACCCTGCTGTCCCTGGGCAGCGATGCGTTCAGCTGGTTCTACAGCTACGGCTGGTTTACCGGCTCGGCGTTGGGCGGCCTGTTGTACTACGGCCTGAATGCCAAGCGCGGGGCCAGCCCGGTTGCCGTCAATCCATAAGAAAAAACCAGCCTGAGGAGATCACTCATGAACGCTGCCCTCGACGTCCTGCAAATCAACCGCGACCGCCTGTGGCAGTCGCTGATGGACCTGGCCAAGCTCGGCGCCACGCCCAAGGGCGGTGTGTGTCGCCTGGCCCTCACCGACCTGGATCGCAAGGCCCGCGACCTGTTCGTGCAGTGGTGCGAAGAGGCCGGCTGCACGGTGACCGTGGATGGCATCGGCAACATCTTCGCCCGTCGTCCGGGGCGTAATCCGAACCTGCCACCGGTGATGACCGGCAGCCACATCGACACCCAGCCCACCGGCGGCAAGTTCGACGGTTGCTTCGGCGTGCTGGCGGGTGTGGAAGTACTGCGCACCCTCAACGACCTGAATGTAGAAACCGAGGCGCCGTTGGAAGTGGTGGTGTGGACCAACGAAGAGGGCTCGCGTTTTCCGCCGTGCATGATGGGCTCGGGCGTGTTCGCCGAGAAGTTCACCCTGGCCGATACGTTGGCCAAGGTCGATGCGGACGGCGTCAGCGTGGGCGATGCGCTGAACGCGATTGGCTACGCGGGTGCGCGGCCGGTCAGCGGGCATAAGGTGGGTGCTTATTTCGAGGCGCACATCGAACAGGGGCCGATTCTTGAAGACGAGAAAAAAACCATCGGCGTGGTGCTGGGCGCCCTCGGACAGAAGTGGTTCGACCTGAAACTGCGCGGCGTCGAGGCCCATGCAGGGCCGACGCCGATGCACCTGCGCAAGGATGCCCTGGTGGGCGCCGCGGCGGTGGTGGCGGCGGTGAATGCGGCGGCGCTTGGGCATCAACCCCATGCCTGCGGCACCGTCGGTTGCCTGCAGGCTTACCCCGGCTCGCGCAACGTGATTCCGGGTGAAGTGCGCATGACCCTGGACTTCCGTCATCTGGAGCCGGCGCGCCTGGACTCGATGATTGCCCAGGTGCGCAAGGTGATTGAAGACACCTGTGCCAAGCATGGCTTGAGCTTCGAGATGGAACCCACGGCCGATTTTCCGCCGCTGTATTTCGACAAGGGCTGTGTGGACGCAGTGCGGGAGGCCGCCAATAGCCTGGGCTTGTCGAACATGGACATCGTCAGTGGGGCAGGGCATGACGCGATCTTCGTGGCCGAACTGGGCCCGGCGGGCATGATTTTTGTGCCCTGCGAGGGCGGCATCAGCCACAACGAAATCGAAAACGCCGCCCCGGATGACCTGGCGGCGGGGTGTGCGGTGTTGCTAAAGGCGATGGTCGCCGCTTCGGCAGCCATCGCCAGCGGCAAGCTGGCGGCCTGAGTGGCGCTTGCTAGGCCAGTTCGGTGGCGGTGTTTTTCACCACCGCCAACTCCGGATGCGCCACCAACTTATCGATGTGCAACTCATCATTGTTCAACCAGGTCTCCGTCAGCACCCGGTAATGCTCCATGTCCCGGCAGCGCATGCGCAAGCTGTAGTCAAACGGGCCGCTGATCAACTGGCATTCGAACACCTGCGGGCAAGCCTTGACGCAGGCTTCGAAGGCTTTTTGCGCCGAGCGCCCGCTCTGGTTGGACAAGGCCACCAGCACCAGCAACGACAGGCCTGGCGAGACCATCTGCACATCAATGATCGCCCCATACCCACGGATCACCCCGCGCCGCTCCAGCTTGCGCACCCGTTCCAGGCAGGGCCTGGGCGTGAGGTGCACCAGCGACGAGAGCTTTTCGTAGGTGATACGCCCTTGATGGCGCAGCACTTCGATGATGGCTTCATCGATGCGGTCCAGCGCGGGGGAGGAATGGGGTCCGTTGGCCTTGGTATCCATGGGTTTCACTTCAAACGGTTGGAAAGAAATTGCTGCAAGCGTTCGCTGTTGGGGTGGTCGAGGATCCTGGCGTCGCCGTGTTCCTCAACCCGGCCCTGGTGCAAGAACAGCACTTGGCTGGACACCTGGCGGGCAAAGCCCATTTCGTGGGTGACCATCAGCATGGTACGACCTTCCTCGGCCAACGTCTGTATGACTTTGAGGACTTCTCCTACAAGTTCTGGGTCGAGTGCGGAAGTCGGCTCATCGAACAGGATAATCTCCGGCTCCATCGCCAAGGCCCGCGCAATCGCCACGCGCTGTTGTTGGCCGCCGGAGAGAAACGCCGGGTACTGATCCGCCACGCGGCCCGGCAGGCCGACCTTGTCCAAGTACAGGCGCGCGCGTTTCTCCGCCTCGGCGGCGCTCACGCCCAGCACCCGGCGCGGAGCCATGGTGATGTTTTCCAGCACGGTCATGTGGCTCCACAGGTTGAAGTGCTGGAACACCATGGCCAGGCGTGTGCGCAGGTTCTGCAATTGAGCTTGATGCGGCGCACGGGTGCCGGCACGGCCCTGGCGCATTTCGATACTGATGCCGTCCAGGGTGATCACCCCGGCATCCGGCTGTTCGAGGAAATTGATGCAGCGCAGCATCGTGCTTTTGCCCGAGCCGCTGGCGCCGATCAGGCTGATCACATCACCCTGGCGCGCATTCAGGGAAACCCCCTTGAGCACTTCGTGTTCGCCGTAGCGTTTGTGGATGCCTTCGACTTGCAGCTTGATGGCTGCAGTGGCGGGTTTGGCAACGGGTTCGTCAATGGGATAAGCGGCCAGGGCCTGCGCGGACTGATTCATGGGTTAGCCTCGGGTAGGAACAAGAAAACGCATCCAGCGACGTTCGGCCAGTCGGAACAGGCCCACCAGTGCAAAGGACAGCAGCATGTAGAGCAGGGCCGCGATGCCGAAGGCCTGGAACGTCAGGAAGGTTTCGGCATTGGCGTCGCGGGCTACCTTGAGGATGTCGGCCACGGTGGCGGTAAACGCCAGGGAGGTGGCGTGCAGCATCAGGATCATTTCGTTGCTGTAGGCCGGCAATGCGCGGCGCAGCGCGGCGGGCACCACCACGAACAGGTTCAAGCGCCAGCCATGCAGGCCATAGGCGCGGGCCGCTTCGAGTTCGCCATGGGGAATATTGCGAATCGCCCCGGCGAAGATTTCCACGGTGTAGGCGCAGGTGTTGAGCACAAACGCCAGCAGCGTGCAGTTCAGCGCATTGCGGAAAAACTGGTTGAGCAGGGCGTTGTCCTGCACCACTTCCAGGCTGTACAGCCCGGTGTAGCAAATCAGCAGCTGGATATACAGCGGTGTGCCGCGAAACAGGTAGGTGTAGAACTCCACCGGCCAGCGCAGCCAGACGTGCTCGGAAACCCGCGCAAGCGCCAACGGGATCGACAGGATGAAGCCGAACACCACCGAGACGATGAACAGCCACAGGGTCATGGCCACGCCGGACAACCCCGCGCCATCGCTGAACAGATAGGCCAGGCCGTATTGCTGGAACAGTTCGATCATTGCGCCATCCCCTTGATGCCGAGGTTGTAGCGCCGTTCGAGGCGTTTGAAGATGCGGTTGGAGAGGGTGGTGATCACCAAGTACACCAGGCCGGCGAGGATCAGGAAGTACAACGGCTCGTTGGTGGTTTTGCCGGCATTTTGTGCGGCCTTGACCAGGTCCGACAGGCCGATGATCGACACCAGCGCCGTGGACTTGAGCAGCACCAGCCAGTTATTGCCCAGGCCCGGCAGCGCGAAGCGCATCAGTTGTGGGAACAGCACCAGGTGAAAGCGCTGCCAGCGGCTCAGGCCGTAGGCGGTCGCCGCTTCCAGTTGGCCGGCCGGCACGCTGAGGATCGCGCCCCGGAAGTTCTCGGTGAAATACGCTCCGTAGATAAACCCAAGGGTGACCACCCCGGCGGTGAACGGGTCGATTTCAAAGTAGTCCCAGCCGAACATTTCGCTCAGGTCGTTGAGCCAC
The genomic region above belongs to Pseudomonas azotoformans and contains:
- a CDS encoding NCS1 family nucleobase:cation symporter-1, giving the protein MQQNRSQVIERNGLYELDAGPDVLDSPRYNHDMAPTKVHERTWNKWHITALWVGMSICVPTYTLGGVLTAYFGLSVGEALMAILLANIVVLIPLTLNAFPGTKYGIPFPVLLRSSFGILGSNVPCLIRALVACGWFGIQTMFGGLAIHLFLGSIFEGWKSLGGTGEVIGFMIFWCLNLWVVLRGAESIKRLETLSAPLLVAVGIGLLVWAMPNVSISELMAIPPKRPEGASLTGYFMAGLTAMVGFWATLSLNIPDFSRYANSQKDQILGQIFGLPLTMFLFAALGVIMTAASVKLVGVSVSDPVTLIGHIQSPVWVAIAMALIIIATLSTNTAANIVSPTNDFQNIAPKLINRTTAVILTGLVGLALMGHELLKKLGLIVSDVSLETVYSNWLLGYSSLLGPIAGIMVVDYFITRKQQLDLAGLYRDDVYPAWNWSGFIAFGVPVVLTLLSLGSDAFSWFYSYGWFTGSALGGLLYYGLNAKRGASPVAVNP
- a CDS encoding ABC transporter ATP-binding protein translates to MNQSAQALAAYPIDEPVAKPATAAIKLQVEGIHKRYGEHEVLKGVSLNARQGDVISLIGASGSGKSTMLRCINFLEQPDAGVITLDGISIEMRQGRAGTRAPHQAQLQNLRTRLAMVFQHFNLWSHMTVLENITMAPRRVLGVSAAEAEKRARLYLDKVGLPGRVADQYPAFLSGGQQQRVAIARALAMEPEIILFDEPTSALDPELVGEVLKVIQTLAEEGRTMLMVTHEMGFARQVSSQVLFLHQGRVEEHGDARILDHPNSERLQQFLSNRLK
- a CDS encoding Lrp/AsnC family transcriptional regulator; the encoded protein is MDTKANGPHSSPALDRIDEAIIEVLRHQGRITYEKLSSLVHLTPRPCLERVRKLERRGVIRGYGAIIDVQMVSPGLSLLVLVALSNQSGRSAQKAFEACVKACPQVFECQLISGPFDYSLRMRCRDMEHYRVLTETWLNNDELHIDKLVAHPELAVVKNTATELA
- a CDS encoding Zn-dependent hydrolase produces the protein MNAALDVLQINRDRLWQSLMDLAKLGATPKGGVCRLALTDLDRKARDLFVQWCEEAGCTVTVDGIGNIFARRPGRNPNLPPVMTGSHIDTQPTGGKFDGCFGVLAGVEVLRTLNDLNVETEAPLEVVVWTNEEGSRFPPCMMGSGVFAEKFTLADTLAKVDADGVSVGDALNAIGYAGARPVSGHKVGAYFEAHIEQGPILEDEKKTIGVVLGALGQKWFDLKLRGVEAHAGPTPMHLRKDALVGAAAVVAAVNAAALGHQPHACGTVGCLQAYPGSRNVIPGEVRMTLDFRHLEPARLDSMIAQVRKVIEDTCAKHGLSFEMEPTADFPPLYFDKGCVDAVREAANSLGLSNMDIVSGAGHDAIFVAELGPAGMIFVPCEGGISHNEIENAAPDDLAAGCAVLLKAMVAASAAIASGKLAA
- a CDS encoding ABC transporter permease, translated to MIELFQQYGLAYLFSDGAGLSGVAMTLWLFIVSVVFGFILSIPLALARVSEHVWLRWPVEFYTYLFRGTPLYIQLLICYTGLYSLEVVQDNALLNQFFRNALNCTLLAFVLNTCAYTVEIFAGAIRNIPHGELEAARAYGLHGWRLNLFVVVPAALRRALPAYSNEMILMLHATSLAFTATVADILKVARDANAETFLTFQAFGIAALLYMLLSFALVGLFRLAERRWMRFLVPTRG
- the hydA gene encoding dihydropyrimidinase, giving the protein MSLLIRGATVITHDESYRADVLCAGGLIRAIGTNLDIPAGTEILDGSGQYLMPGGIDPHTHMQLPFMGTVASEDFFSGTAAGLAGGTTSIIDFVIPNPQQSLLEAFHQWRGWAEKSASDYGFHVAITWWSEQVREEMAELVSHHGINSFKHFMAYKNAIMAADDTLVASFERCLELGAVPTVHAENGELVYHLQRKLMAQGITGPEAHPLSRPSQVEGEAASRAIRIAETIGTPLYLVHVSTQEALDEITYARSKGQPVYGEVLAGHLLLDDSVYQHPDWQTAAGYVMSPPFRPRGHQEALWHGLQSGNLHTTATDHCCFCAEQKAAGRDDFSKIPNGTAGIEDRMALLWDEGVNTGRLSMQEFVALTSTNTAKIFNLYPRKGAIRVGADADLVLWDPEGTRTISAKTHHQKVDFNIFEGKTVRGVPSHTISQGKLVWADGDLRAERGAGRYVERPTYPPVFEQLSKRAERSRPIAVKR